The following coding sequences lie in one Arachis ipaensis cultivar K30076 chromosome B05, Araip1.1, whole genome shotgun sequence genomic window:
- the LOC107640926 gene encoding uncharacterized protein LOC107640926, whose translation MLIAQSCQKSFADQRRKPLEFEEGEHVFLKVTPTIGVGRAIKTKKLNPRYIGRFEILKRIGPVAYRIALSSHLSNLHDVFHVSQLRKYTPDACHVLEPESVQVREDLTLPVIPVRIDNTSI comes from the coding sequence ATGCTTATAGCTCAAAGCTGTCAAAAGAGTTTTGCTGATCAAAGGCGGAAGCCTTTGGAGTTTGAGGAAGGAGAGCATGTCTTTCTGAAAGTCACTCCGACAATCGGTGTGGGCCGGGCCattaagactaagaaactgaaTCCCCGTTACATTGGACGGTTTGAGATTCTGAAGAGGATTGGACCGGTGGCATATAGGATCGCTTTGTCGTCGCATCTTTCGAATctgcacgatgtgtttcacgtgtcgcagcttcgtaAATACACTCCTGATGCATGTCATGTTCTGGAGCCAGAATCGGTTCAAGTAAGGGAAGATCTGACGCTTCCAGTAATTCCGGTTAGGATTGACAACACTAGCATCTAG